Proteins found in one Rhodothermales bacterium genomic segment:
- a CDS encoding PTS sugar transporter subunit IIA, which translates to MSSNGSLSIAHLLTPETVRVKMPGGTKDDVLNAVIDLLEGADGVIDLAQVRHDVFARERQMSTGVGMGLALPHARTAAVADTVAAFATTADGVAFAAHDGQPVSMIFLLVGPEGERGRHIRLLGRISRLMNRDEFRQRLLAAATSAEALTLFRDADAELAA; encoded by the coding sequence ATGTCCTCGAACGGCTCCCTTTCCATCGCCCACCTGCTCACGCCGGAGACGGTCCGCGTGAAGATGCCGGGCGGCACGAAGGACGACGTGCTCAACGCGGTGATCGACCTGTTGGAGGGGGCGGACGGGGTGATCGACCTCGCGCAGGTCCGGCACGACGTGTTCGCCCGCGAGCGGCAGATGTCGACCGGCGTCGGGATGGGGCTTGCGCTCCCGCACGCCCGCACCGCCGCCGTGGCCGATACGGTTGCCGCGTTCGCGACGACGGCCGATGGCGTCGCCTTCGCCGCCCACGACGGGCAGCCGGTGTCGATGATCTTCCTGCTCGTCGGGCCCGAGGGCGAGCGCGGCCGGCACATCCGGCTGCTCGGGCGGATCTCCCGGCTGATGAACCGCGACGAGTTCCGGCAGCGCTTGCTCGCCGCCGCCACCTCCGCCGAGGCCCTCACCCTCTTCCGCGACGCCGACGCCGAACTCGCGGCCTGA
- the hisS gene encoding histidine--tRNA ligase, giving the protein MTFQNIKGTFDILPDAYDVGGSAVAGSAAWRWAEGVVRDVMRRFNFAEIRTPIFEPTELVARGVGGTTDIVQKEMFAFTKGSTDYVLRPEITAPVMRAYLQHNLQQRGGVQKLSYSGPCFRAERPQKGRFRQFHQFGTELLGSDDPRADAETIACMAAVYRAFGVTGTRLRLNTLGDAASRPRYRQALRDYLEPHRDTLGETSRQRLETNPLRILDTKNPAERVLLDDAPLLLDYIDDESRTHYETVKLLLGDLGIAFVEDPLLVRGLDYYTRTVFELESTDLGAQSALAAGGRYDGLAEAVGSKQPVPAVGFAAGYERLFLALAAQGIAAPEPNDPAAFLVALGDDAERWVFTTADRLRAAGLRVGLDVKGRSLKAQMKEADRQGARYAVIVGKDELAAEAAQLKDMETGEQRSVPFADLADALRP; this is encoded by the coding sequence ATGACGTTCCAGAATATCAAAGGCACCTTCGACATCCTGCCCGACGCATACGACGTGGGCGGCAGCGCGGTCGCCGGCAGCGCGGCGTGGCGGTGGGCCGAGGGCGTCGTGCGCGACGTGATGCGGCGGTTCAACTTCGCCGAGATCCGCACGCCCATCTTCGAGCCGACGGAACTCGTCGCGCGCGGTGTGGGCGGGACGACGGACATCGTGCAGAAGGAGATGTTCGCCTTCACGAAGGGGAGCACCGACTACGTCCTCCGCCCGGAGATCACGGCGCCCGTGATGCGGGCCTACCTCCAGCACAACCTCCAGCAGCGCGGCGGCGTGCAGAAGCTCTCGTACAGCGGCCCTTGCTTCCGCGCCGAACGGCCGCAAAAAGGCCGCTTCCGCCAGTTCCATCAGTTCGGCACGGAACTCCTCGGCAGCGACGATCCCCGCGCCGACGCCGAAACCATCGCCTGCATGGCGGCGGTCTACCGCGCCTTCGGCGTCACCGGCACGCGGCTCCGCCTCAACACGCTCGGCGACGCCGCGAGCCGCCCTCGCTACCGGCAGGCCCTCCGCGACTACCTCGAACCCCACCGCGACACGCTCGGCGAAACGAGCCGGCAGCGGCTGGAGACGAACCCACTTCGCATCCTCGATACGAAGAACCCTGCCGAGCGTGTCCTCCTCGACGACGCCCCGCTCCTCCTCGACTATATCGACGACGAGAGCCGGACGCACTACGAAACGGTAAAGCTCCTGCTCGGCGATCTGGGCATCGCCTTCGTCGAGGACCCCCTCCTCGTGCGCGGGCTCGACTACTACACGCGGACGGTCTTCGAACTCGAAAGCACGGACCTCGGGGCGCAGAGCGCGCTCGCGGCGGGCGGACGCTACGACGGGCTCGCCGAGGCCGTCGGGAGCAAGCAGCCTGTACCGGCCGTCGGCTTCGCGGCGGGCTACGAGCGGCTGTTCCTCGCCCTCGCCGCGCAGGGGATCGCGGCCCCCGAACCGAACGATCCGGCCGCGTTTCTCGTCGCTCTCGGCGATGACGCCGAGCGCTGGGTCTTCACCACGGCCGACCGGCTCCGCGCCGCCGGCCTCCGCGTCGGGCTCGACGTGAAGGGCCGTTCGCTAAAGGCGCAGATGAAGGAGGCCGACCGGCAGGGCGCCCGCTACGCCGTGATCGTCGGCAAAGACGAGCTGGCCGCCGAGGCGGCGCAGCTCAAGGACATGGAGACGGGCGAGCAGCGGAGCGTCCCCTTCGCCGACCTCGCCGACGCTCTCCGCCCATGA
- a CDS encoding prolipoprotein diacylglyceryl transferase family protein — translation MYPRLSDIFSDLFGFDLPLPLYSFGLMVAVAILTATWLARKELDRMYAAGIVGPVEMKEPGKNGRTKIVKTSPSAIMWNVMLLAAFFGIVGSKLFHILENLGDFARDPAGMLFSSGGLTFYGGLITAGIAIWYYARSKGVRFGALADATAPGLMLAYGIGRIGCYLAGDGDWGVCSDLADKPAFVPGFLWSETFPRNILNRDLLAECGPGFDGVYPTMLYEVAMATALFGVLWMLRKHAHQLGWLFAVYLVLNGLERFLIEQIRVNVVMFEIGDWPVTQAMVIAVVLMLVGAVAVAMTWKRRSPEPVPVEG, via the coding sequence ATGTATCCCCGCCTCTCCGACATTTTCAGCGACCTCTTCGGGTTCGACCTCCCGCTGCCGCTCTACTCGTTCGGGCTGATGGTGGCCGTCGCGATCCTGACGGCGACGTGGCTGGCGCGGAAGGAGCTGGATCGGATGTACGCCGCGGGCATCGTCGGGCCGGTGGAGATGAAGGAGCCGGGGAAGAATGGGCGGACGAAGATCGTCAAGACGAGCCCGTCGGCGATCATGTGGAACGTGATGCTGCTGGCGGCCTTCTTCGGCATCGTCGGCTCGAAGCTGTTCCACATCCTCGAAAACCTCGGCGACTTCGCGCGCGACCCGGCCGGGATGCTGTTCTCCTCGGGCGGGCTGACGTTCTACGGCGGGCTCATCACGGCGGGCATCGCGATCTGGTACTACGCCCGCAGCAAAGGCGTCCGCTTCGGCGCGCTCGCCGACGCCACCGCGCCGGGGCTCATGCTGGCCTACGGCATCGGCCGGATCGGCTGCTACCTCGCCGGCGACGGCGACTGGGGCGTCTGCTCCGACCTCGCCGACAAGCCCGCGTTCGTCCCCGGCTTCCTCTGGTCCGAGACGTTCCCCCGCAACATCTTGAACCGCGACCTCCTCGCCGAGTGCGGGCCGGGCTTCGACGGCGTCTACCCGACGATGCTCTACGAGGTGGCGATGGCGACGGCGCTCTTCGGCGTGCTGTGGATGCTGCGGAAGCACGCGCACCAGCTCGGCTGGCTCTTCGCGGTCTACCTCGTGCTCAACGGGCTCGAACGGTTCCTCATCGAGCAGATCCGCGTCAACGTCGTGATGTTCGAGATCGGCGACTGGCCGGTGACGCAGGCGATGGTGATCGCCGTCGTGCTGATGCTCGTCGGGGCCGTCGCAGTCGCGATGACGTGGAAGCGGCGCTCGCCCGAGCCCGTCCCCGTCGAAGGCTAG
- a CDS encoding TlpA disulfide reductase family protein — protein MLRFALLAVVPLLFAPVTTAQTVTGTLTSAADAPLPAAHAHAFVPGGEAPVATVSVGPDGRFALATGRDGFVVLRFTGANHRPVDLPLYVGDGEEVDLTVRLAVNPLLDNLSDLRVRGDFAGAGRTLKPQPDGTFAETFPARADTFAYQLTGGFVHGPRVNGTDWDRLVFDGGSDYIAVLDAPGDSVTVTFDPRLVPAAESLPSVDFAERGTRAARSAAVLRDLDNRSELVFEARRRAIMATRGVPPEDRQAALDAAMQPFDLSAEDARLAAAADAETDPAVRQAILLNYVSVETEPAQKDPALALRALRDLGPDAPLWGLYPALVQRTLDLARLGDPAAAERSAQEFYDVHPDPDVQAYALLHGLDVADRAGQEGRAQGYFALLQEERFAETDPGLIAEALFGRYDLTGGIHVGAPVPDFSLQLLDAEGTVSRASLLGRPYLIDFWAVWCSPCVAEMPNLHATYDRYRERGFDILSISMDDTPAEVRAFRAERFPMPWLNVFSEEGFGGDLAERFEVGSLPKPILVGADGRIVAEGSDLRGANLGAALEQLFTEAGQ, from the coding sequence ATGCTCCGCTTCGCTCTCCTCGCGGTCGTCCCGCTGCTCTTCGCTCCGGTGACCACAGCGCAGACCGTCACCGGTACGCTCACGAGCGCCGCCGACGCGCCGCTGCCCGCCGCCCACGCCCACGCCTTCGTGCCGGGTGGCGAAGCGCCCGTCGCCACGGTATCGGTCGGGCCGGACGGGCGGTTCGCGCTCGCGACGGGTCGCGACGGCTTCGTCGTCCTCCGCTTCACGGGGGCGAACCACCGCCCCGTCGATCTCCCGCTCTACGTCGGCGACGGGGAAGAGGTGGACCTTACGGTGCGCCTCGCCGTGAACCCGCTCCTCGACAACCTCTCCGACCTCCGCGTGCGCGGCGACTTCGCCGGCGCGGGCCGGACGCTCAAGCCGCAGCCCGACGGCACGTTCGCCGAGACGTTCCCCGCGAGGGCCGACACGTTCGCGTATCAACTCACGGGCGGGTTCGTCCACGGCCCCCGCGTCAACGGCACTGATTGGGACCGGCTCGTCTTCGACGGCGGCAGCGACTACATCGCCGTGCTCGACGCGCCCGGCGACAGCGTGACGGTGACGTTCGACCCGCGCCTCGTCCCGGCGGCCGAGTCGCTTCCGTCCGTCGACTTCGCCGAGCGGGGGACGCGGGCGGCGCGCTCGGCAGCCGTGCTGCGCGACCTCGACAACCGGAGCGAACTCGTCTTCGAGGCCCGACGCCGTGCGATCATGGCTACGCGGGGCGTGCCGCCGGAGGACCGACAGGCCGCGCTCGATGCCGCGATGCAGCCGTTCGATCTGAGCGCCGAAGACGCCCGCCTCGCCGCGGCCGCCGACGCGGAAACCGACCCCGCCGTGCGGCAGGCGATCCTGCTGAACTACGTCAGCGTCGAGACCGAACCGGCGCAGAAGGACCCGGCGCTCGCGTTGCGGGCGCTCCGCGACCTCGGGCCCGATGCGCCGCTGTGGGGGCTCTACCCCGCGCTCGTGCAGCGCACACTCGACCTCGCCCGGCTCGGCGATCCCGCGGCGGCGGAGCGGTCGGCGCAGGAGTTCTACGACGTGCACCCCGATCCCGATGTGCAAGCCTACGCCCTGCTGCACGGCCTCGACGTGGCCGACCGCGCGGGGCAGGAGGGGCGTGCGCAGGGCTATTTCGCCCTGCTGCAAGAGGAGCGTTTCGCCGAGACCGACCCCGGCCTCATCGCCGAAGCCCTCTTCGGCCGCTACGACCTCACCGGCGGCATCCACGTCGGTGCACCCGTCCCCGATTTCTCGCTCCAACTCCTCGACGCGGAGGGCACCGTCTCCCGCGCATCGCTCCTCGGCCGTCCGTACCTCATCGACTTCTGGGCCGTGTGGTGCTCGCCGTGCGTCGCCGAGATGCCGAACCTGCACGCGACGTACGACCGCTACCGCGAGCGCGGCTTCGATATCCTCTCGATCTCGATGGACGACACCCCGGCCGAGGTCCGCGCTTTCCGCGCCGAGCGGTTCCCGATGCCGTGGCTGAACGTCTTCTCTGAGGAAGGCTTCGGCGGTGATCTCGCCGAGCGGTTCGAGGTCGGCAGCCTGCCGAAGCCGATTCTCGTTGGGGCCGACGGGCGGATCGTGGCCGAAGGCTCGGACCTGCGCGGGGCGAATCTCGGCGCGGCGCTCGAACAGCTGTTCACGGAGGCCGGCCAATGA
- a CDS encoding aminotransferase class V-fold PLP-dependent enzyme, protein MTTRDNGELGRLLARVMAGVDDWEASWGAFERHPALAVDAERLDAALGEYLDRLRGNYPFFHPRYAGQMLKPPHPVAVAAYAAAMRINPNNHALDGGPPTGEMEKEVVADLAALFGFPGDTLGHLTGGGTVANLEALWVARHLHPDKAVAFSADAHYTHGRMSEVLGLDTAVIPTDGRGHLDLAALETELQTGRIGTVVVTPGTTGLGTVDPIHDVLALRDRYGVRIHADAAYGGFFALLAQPVSAAPADFPAEAFRSLAACDSLAVDPHKHGLQPYGCGCILFRDPAVGRFYSHDSPYTYFTSDELHLGEISLECSRPGAAAGALWLTLRALPLRPDDGLGPILAACLRAARDWATRIEASDVLDLYLPPELDIVTFFPRTAEPTLSAVDAASQRLFDAAMADNDPVFLSLYRVPAEAFCALHPHIEADQPHVRILRSVLMKPEHERAVGWLHGRVESMAQHLSTSPST, encoded by the coding sequence ATGACGACGCGCGACAACGGAGAGCTCGGCCGCCTGCTTGCCCGGGTGATGGCAGGCGTGGACGATTGGGAAGCGTCGTGGGGCGCGTTCGAGCGGCACCCGGCCTTGGCCGTGGATGCGGAGCGGCTCGACGCCGCGCTCGGCGAGTACCTCGACCGGCTGCGGGGGAACTACCCGTTCTTCCACCCGCGCTACGCCGGGCAGATGCTCAAGCCGCCGCACCCCGTCGCCGTCGCCGCCTACGCCGCCGCGATGCGGATCAACCCGAACAACCACGCCCTCGACGGTGGCCCGCCCACCGGCGAGATGGAAAAGGAGGTCGTCGCCGATCTCGCCGCCCTCTTCGGCTTTCCCGGCGACACGCTCGGCCACCTCACCGGCGGCGGGACCGTCGCAAACCTCGAAGCGCTGTGGGTGGCCCGGCACCTGCACCCCGACAAAGCCGTCGCCTTCAGCGCCGACGCGCACTACACGCACGGGCGGATGAGCGAAGTGCTCGGGCTCGACACCGCCGTGATCCCCACCGACGGGCGCGGCCACCTCGATCTCGCCGCGCTCGAAACCGAACTGCAGACCGGCCGCATCGGCACCGTCGTCGTCACGCCGGGCACGACCGGGCTCGGCACGGTCGATCCGATCCACGACGTGCTCGCGCTGCGCGACCGCTACGGCGTTCGCATCCACGCCGACGCAGCGTATGGCGGCTTCTTCGCGCTCCTCGCGCAGCCCGTCAGCGCCGCGCCCGCCGACTTCCCGGCCGAGGCGTTCCGCTCGCTCGCGGCCTGCGATTCGCTCGCCGTGGACCCGCACAAGCACGGGCTGCAGCCGTACGGCTGCGGCTGCATCCTCTTCCGCGACCCCGCCGTCGGCCGGTTTTACAGCCACGATTCGCCGTACACGTACTTCACTTCCGACGAGCTGCATCTCGGCGAGATCTCGCTCGAATGCTCGCGGCCCGGCGCCGCCGCCGGCGCGCTCTGGCTCACGCTCCGCGCCCTCCCGCTCCGCCCCGACGACGGCCTCGGCCCGATCCTCGCCGCGTGCCTCCGCGCCGCCCGTGATTGGGCAACGCGGATCGAAGCGTCTGACGTGCTCGACCTCTACCTCCCGCCCGAGCTCGACATCGTCACCTTCTTCCCACGTACGGCCGAGCCGACGCTCTCGGCCGTCGACGCCGCGAGTCAGCGGCTGTTTGACGCGGCGATGGCGGACAACGACCCCGTTTTCCTCAGCCTCTACCGTGTCCCGGCCGAGGCGTTCTGCGCGCTGCACCCGCACATCGAAGCCGATCAGCCGCACGTCCGCATCCTCCGCTCCGTCCTCATGAAGCCCGAGCACGAACGCGCCGTCGGCTGGCTGCACGGGCGCGTTGAGTCGATGGCGCAGCACTTGAGCACTTCCCCTTCAACGTGA
- the rlmB gene encoding 23S rRNA (guanosine(2251)-2'-O)-methyltransferase RlmB, which yields MADQTGIIAGRNPVREALERGERSIEKVYLAKGGGGRPLDVIRSLASAAGVPVQFVPPQKLNSLAPGVTHQGCVAIAAALEYAVLEEMLHAIAATPDDVRDTKPVLVVLDEITDPHNFGAILRSAVAVGAAGVIVPESNQAPLNTTTLKASAGMAPRIPVARVTNLSNALLQLKERGYWVAGLDGEAEETVWTLDWDRPLALVVGSEGKGLRPRVRETCDFLVSIPMRGPAESLNASVATGIALFAAVRDRV from the coding sequence ATGGCCGATCAGACAGGAATCATCGCAGGGCGCAACCCCGTGCGCGAGGCGCTGGAGCGTGGCGAGCGGAGCATCGAGAAGGTGTACCTCGCGAAGGGCGGCGGCGGGCGACCGCTGGACGTCATCCGCTCGCTCGCATCGGCGGCGGGCGTGCCGGTGCAGTTCGTGCCGCCGCAGAAGCTGAACAGCCTCGCGCCGGGCGTGACGCACCAGGGCTGCGTCGCGATTGCTGCGGCGCTGGAGTACGCCGTGCTCGAGGAGATGCTGCACGCGATCGCCGCGACGCCGGACGACGTGCGGGACACGAAACCGGTACTCGTCGTGCTCGACGAGATCACGGACCCGCATAACTTCGGAGCGATCCTCCGGAGCGCGGTGGCGGTGGGCGCGGCGGGCGTGATCGTGCCCGAGAGCAACCAAGCCCCGCTCAACACGACGACGCTGAAGGCGAGTGCGGGCATGGCCCCGCGCATCCCCGTCGCCCGCGTGACGAACCTCTCGAACGCGCTCCTCCAACTCAAAGAGCGGGGCTACTGGGTGGCCGGCCTCGACGGTGAGGCGGAGGAGACGGTGTGGACCCTCGACTGGGACCGGCCGCTCGCGCTCGTCGTCGGGAGCGAGGGGAAGGGGCTGCGGCCGCGCGTGCGCGAGACGTGCGACTTCCTCGTGTCGATCCCGATGCGCGGCCCGGCCGAGTCGCTCAACGCGTCTGTGGCGACGGGGATCGCGCTCTTCGCGGCCGTCCGCGACCGCGTCTGA
- a CDS encoding OB-fold nucleic acid binding domain-containing protein, which produces MRFAPLLLLFLLAGCRGDEPAAPGEPGAFDLSSTTVSALDSLAASGAQVSINGRVSDQRAGERVLTLDDGTGLVRVELPEALPMLVGQRLFVQGTLRQEDGRPVLAAAEWLYDSTAVSVRSD; this is translated from the coding sequence ATGCGCTTCGCTCCCCTCCTTCTCCTCTTCCTCCTCGCCGGTTGCCGTGGCGACGAGCCTGCGGCGCCCGGCGAGCCCGGCGCATTCGACCTCTCCTCCACGACCGTTTCCGCCCTCGATTCGCTCGCCGCGTCGGGCGCGCAGGTGTCCATCAACGGCCGTGTGAGCGACCAGCGCGCGGGCGAGCGCGTGCTCACGCTCGACGACGGGACGGGGCTCGTGCGCGTCGAGCTGCCGGAGGCGCTGCCGATGCTCGTCGGGCAGCGGCTCTTCGTGCAGGGCACGCTGCGGCAGGAGGACGGGCGGCCCGTGCTCGCCGCCGCCGAATGGCTCTACGACTCGACGGCGGTCTCTGTCCGTTCGGACTGA
- a CDS encoding lysylphosphatidylglycerol synthase transmembrane domain-containing protein codes for MPQRLKSLLVQVGSFVLGGGLLWLALRNVDFGALGDALRTANYWYLLPLVVLLLGSHGLRAWRWQMLLEALPDTEGHVGRVPFKTAFYSLMIGYMVNYAAPRLGEVARTANLASQSRLSFSGVFGTVVVERLLDVLVLAVGLVAAFVILADRTAVVAPLFAPVADLLADPPVAWWIVVAVGIGVLVGLALLFRALLRRSVRAEGLASRVVATLASFRDGLASVIRAPRRLGIVATTLGIWAAYLLVTFLPLRMFGIDALGLVDTWVLLMVGTVGMAVPSPGGVGSYHFVTIRTLDVLFGVAAAPATAYAVFSHAAQLVLYAAVGALCLLLQGTSFRALRAETARSSTDTDPSA; via the coding sequence GTGCCGCAGCGCCTCAAATCCCTCCTCGTGCAAGTCGGCTCGTTCGTGCTGGGCGGCGGGCTGCTGTGGCTCGCGCTGCGGAACGTGGACTTCGGCGCGCTCGGCGACGCGCTGCGGACGGCGAATTACTGGTACCTCCTCCCGCTCGTCGTGCTCCTCCTCGGCTCGCACGGCCTCCGCGCGTGGCGGTGGCAGATGCTGCTCGAAGCACTCCCCGATACCGAGGGGCACGTCGGCCGCGTCCCATTCAAGACGGCGTTCTACTCGCTGATGATCGGGTACATGGTGAACTACGCCGCGCCCCGTCTCGGCGAAGTGGCGCGCACGGCGAACCTCGCCTCGCAGTCGAGGCTCTCGTTCTCCGGCGTGTTCGGGACCGTCGTCGTGGAGCGGTTGCTGGACGTGCTCGTGCTGGCCGTCGGGCTCGTCGCCGCGTTCGTCATTCTGGCCGACCGGACGGCGGTCGTCGCGCCGCTCTTCGCACCCGTGGCTGACCTGCTCGCCGACCCGCCCGTCGCGTGGTGGATCGTGGTCGCAGTCGGCATCGGCGTGCTCGTCGGGCTCGCCCTCCTCTTCCGGGCGCTGCTGCGGCGGAGCGTGCGGGCCGAAGGACTCGCCTCCCGCGTCGTCGCCACGCTCGCGTCGTTCCGCGACGGGCTCGCCTCCGTCATCCGCGCGCCGCGCCGGCTCGGCATCGTCGCGACGACGCTCGGCATCTGGGCCGCGTACCTCCTCGTGACGTTCCTCCCACTGCGGATGTTCGGCATCGACGCGCTCGGGCTGGTCGATACGTGGGTGCTGCTGATGGTGGGGACGGTGGGGATGGCCGTGCCGTCGCCCGGCGGCGTGGGCTCGTACCACTTCGTCACGATCCGCACGCTCGATGTCCTTTTCGGCGTGGCGGCGGCCCCAGCGACGGCCTACGCCGTGTTCTCGCATGCGGCGCAGCTCGTGCTCTACGCCGCCGTCGGCGCGCTGTGCCTGCTCCTACAAGGCACGAGCTTCCGCGCCCTCCGCGCCGAGACGGCACGCTCCTCGACTGACACTGATCCGTCGGCGTAG
- a CDS encoding outer membrane lipoprotein carrier protein LolA has translation MMTQKSRFTALLAAILFATVLSTGQAYAQKGDTILDRLRARYESTDALRAHFVQTIGDASMEGTLTLRGDAYRIETGDQTLVTDGTTAWVYSKSEKQVLVNDAVADETAFSPADFFTNYPDRFNVTVQGSESISGVRHDRLKLTPKESGSFLREVTLFVRASDALPTRVQIVDGNGTRVAFDLRDVEVNPRLGNDVFRFVTPQGAEVVDLRS, from the coding sequence ATGATGACCCAGAAATCACGCTTTACGGCTCTCCTCGCCGCGATCCTCTTCGCCACTGTCCTCTCGACTGGACAAGCCTACGCCCAGAAGGGCGATACCATCCTCGACCGCCTCCGCGCGCGCTACGAGTCCACCGACGCCCTCCGCGCCCACTTCGTCCAGACGATCGGCGACGCCTCGATGGAAGGCACGCTCACGCTGCGCGGCGACGCCTACCGCATCGAGACCGGCGACCAGACCCTCGTCACCGACGGGACGACGGCGTGGGTCTACTCGAAGTCCGAGAAGCAGGTCCTCGTGAACGACGCCGTCGCCGACGAGACGGCGTTCTCCCCCGCCGACTTCTTCACCAACTACCCCGACCGCTTCAACGTGACCGTGCAGGGCAGCGAGTCCATCAGCGGCGTCCGTCACGACCGGCTGAAGCTGACGCCGAAGGAGTCGGGCTCGTTTCTCCGCGAGGTCACGCTCTTCGTCCGCGCGAGCGACGCGCTCCCGACGCGCGTGCAGATCGTCGACGGCAACGGCACCCGCGTCGCCTTCGACCTCCGCGACGTGGAGGTCAACCCGCGCCTGGGCAACGACGTGTTCCGGTTTGTCACGCCGCAGGGGGCCGAGGTCGTCGACCTCCGTTCGTAA
- a CDS encoding Hsp20/alpha crystallin family protein, translating into MRYHRGSDFDVLRREMSRLFDDFLPTRSTGGEQQESAVWAPRADISETDDAFVLALDLPGIGRDDLDITVEDGTLKISGERSMREEHESGQFHRVERSYGRFFRSFNFGPNVDPDNIDATFDDGVLTLRVGKAEERKPRRIEVGSRQELEATS; encoded by the coding sequence ATGCGCTATCATCGCGGCAGCGACTTCGACGTGCTGCGCCGCGAAATGTCCCGTCTCTTCGACGACTTCCTCCCCACCCGCTCGACGGGCGGCGAGCAGCAGGAATCGGCCGTGTGGGCACCCCGCGCCGACATCTCCGAGACCGACGACGCGTTCGTCCTCGCCCTCGACCTGCCCGGCATCGGCCGGGACGACCTCGACATCACGGTCGAGGACGGCACGCTCAAGATCTCCGGCGAGCGGTCGATGCGGGAGGAGCACGAGAGCGGCCAGTTCCACCGCGTCGAGCGGTCGTACGGCCGGTTCTTCCGCTCCTTCAACTTCGGCCCCAACGTCGACCCCGACAACATCGACGCGACGTTCGATGACGGCGTGCTGACGCTCCGCGTCGGCAAGGCCGAGGAGCGGAAGCCGCGCCGGATCGAAGTCGGGAGCCGTCAGGAGCTAGAGGCAACTTCGTAA
- a CDS encoding putative molybdenum carrier protein, translating to MTRKPLVIHSGGQTGVDRAALDAALAAGVPVGGWCPLGRWAEDGPIPSRYPLRETPTPEVAERTRWNVRDADATLILTRGTPTGGTATTLEAVDALGKPRFVVDLAQMADVAPVAAWVRANGATVLNVAGPRESTAPGIYAEAHRFMTRLLRALGGR from the coding sequence ATGACACGGAAGCCCCTCGTCATTCATTCTGGCGGACAGACCGGCGTGGACCGTGCCGCGCTCGACGCAGCACTCGCGGCGGGCGTCCCCGTCGGCGGGTGGTGCCCGCTCGGCCGGTGGGCGGAAGACGGACCGATCCCCTCGCGCTACCCGCTCCGCGAGACGCCGACGCCGGAGGTCGCCGAGCGCACGCGGTGGAACGTCCGCGACGCCGACGCCACGCTCATCCTCACGCGCGGCACCCCGACGGGCGGCACCGCGACGACGCTCGAAGCCGTCGACGCGCTCGGCAAACCGCGCTTCGTCGTCGATCTCGCGCAGATGGCGGACGTGGCGCCGGTGGCAGCGTGGGTACGGGCGAATGGGGCGACGGTGCTCAACGTCGCGGGGCCGCGCGAGAGCACCGCGCCGGGCATCTACGCGGAAGCTCACCGATTCATGACGCGGCTACTCCGCGCGCTCGGCGGGCGTTAG
- a CDS encoding energy transducer TonB: MLARLTPILLLLCIALPARAQDDDLLNYVENPPQLVGGLEGLQQEIHYPEAAKADGIEGTVFVQFVVDETGNVIDEKILRSLGPEIDAEALRVVRQARFEPGTQRGEPVKVRFSLPIKFKLGPDRSDG; encoded by the coding sequence ATGCTTGCCCGCCTCACGCCCATTCTGCTGCTCCTTTGCATCGCCCTCCCCGCCCGCGCGCAGGACGACGATCTCCTCAACTACGTCGAGAATCCGCCCCAGCTCGTCGGCGGGCTCGAAGGGCTCCAGCAGGAAATCCATTACCCCGAAGCCGCCAAAGCGGACGGGATCGAAGGGACGGTGTTCGTCCAGTTCGTCGTCGATGAAACGGGGAATGTGATCGACGAGAAGATCCTCCGCAGCCTCGGCCCCGAGATCGACGCCGAAGCGCTCCGCGTCGTCCGGCAGGCGCGGTTCGAGCCCGGCACGCAGCGCGGTGAGCCCGTCAAGGTCCGGTTCTCGCTCCCGATCAAGTTCAAGCTCGGCCCCGACCGCAGCGACGGCTAA